Proteins encoded within one genomic window of Rubripirellula tenax:
- a CDS encoding sugar phosphate isomerase/epimerase family protein, with translation MYRRQFLQTSAAIAFASAMSTQRSHADEAASSELPFKISLAEWSLHRTLRDPASKITNLDFARIAKQEFGIDGIEYVNQFFKDKGKDETYLADMKDRAESEGVKSLLIMVDGEGNLGDPDETKRSKAVENHHQWVEAAKFLGCHSIRVNAASNGTYLDQIKYASDGLRALSEFAQPHGINVIVENHGGLSSNAAWLAVVIERVGLENCGTLPDFGNFYITRGKNEEMFDRYHGVQAMMPYAKAVSAKTHDFDESGEETHTDYEKMMRIVLAAGYHGYVGIEYEGSGVSEFEGIKKSRDLLIKVGKKLA, from the coding sequence ATGTATCGACGACAATTTTTGCAGACTTCCGCCGCCATTGCTTTTGCTTCCGCGATGAGCACCCAGCGTTCTCATGCCGATGAAGCGGCGTCGAGCGAATTGCCGTTCAAGATCTCATTGGCCGAGTGGTCGCTGCACCGAACGTTGCGAGACCCGGCGAGCAAGATCACCAACTTGGATTTCGCTCGAATCGCGAAGCAAGAATTTGGTATCGACGGTATCGAGTACGTCAATCAATTCTTTAAGGACAAAGGCAAAGACGAAACGTACTTGGCCGATATGAAAGATCGCGCCGAAAGCGAAGGTGTGAAGAGTCTGTTGATCATGGTCGACGGCGAAGGCAACTTGGGTGACCCCGACGAGACGAAGCGTTCCAAGGCCGTCGAAAATCACCACCAATGGGTCGAAGCGGCGAAGTTCTTGGGTTGCCATTCGATCCGCGTCAACGCGGCCAGCAACGGTACATACCTGGACCAGATCAAGTACGCTTCGGATGGCCTACGTGCACTCAGCGAGTTTGCCCAACCGCACGGAATCAACGTGATCGTCGAAAACCACGGTGGTTTAAGCAGCAATGCGGCATGGTTGGCGGTTGTGATCGAACGAGTCGGTCTTGAAAACTGCGGAACGCTTCCCGACTTCGGCAACTTCTATATCACGCGCGGCAAGAACGAAGAAATGTTCGATCGTTACCACGGTGTTCAAGCGATGATGCCGTATGCCAAGGCTGTGAGTGCCAAGACACACGACTTCGACGAATCGGGCGAAGAAACGCATACCGATTACGAAAAAATGATGCGGATCGTGCTTGCGGCCGGCTACCACGGATACGTCGGCATCGAATACGAAGGCAGCGGCGTCAGCGAATTCGAAGGCATCAAGAAGAGCCGCGACTTGCTGATCAAGGTCGGTAAGAAGTTGGCCTAA
- a CDS encoding Ig-like domain-containing protein, giving the protein MAQRPKRLRQHRLDIRRRLHVERLTDRRVLAAITGAVFEDLNRSMAQDSGEVAAAARLIYLDTNADGQLNAGESLSLAGPDGTFRFDDLADGEYRVALYNAAATQSQTFPVDAQASPALAVGNQLTAAAALPDGRQLVVGSDITGDQSWIVDADSDTVTPLAFHNGAFGVTVSATGWGQLAIDGDGNGVILEHVANPSSAASIPVRAVDATNVLSRIEVTTTTTSVPADTQVLSSATGVRSVFAWSSTDGLELSLWSNATSTLITSSPINVPAAVELLAFDDAAGLVALRSSDGSVSIHDVDGNFASLYSITDDIGAITIDGERDRLMAYSAADAALKVFRLQDADLIAEIPLDLSTLGSVTSIDMEQQPDALIVLGDSAVQQIKLDQPTSHRVTIAAGADVGGLKFGVVVAGANAAPTYSQLPIFSAVEDQTLNRDAPRALVGSSDVDGDAYVLVQTGAAANGIAEFRTDGSLTYTPSADFNGADSVTVVLHDGQSVSEAYTLTINVAPVADPPIDINVDIGPIREDIAAGTPIGTVEVIDVDGGGHIIAIDDPRFGEQNGQIIFIGGDINFENERLIPLIITGTDPETGETISENASVQVTDANDPITGITPTEAFVFENAPGDIVTELKVLDEDEEQFHTFTVDDPRFIVDSYDLRLADGVAVDYETEREIIVRVTATEFGTGGTYTETITITVRDLPEQPSTLALTDHAVVELTLGDVAGDVLIDGSTPDPRFDLTVDDQRFEIEGTTLKLKEDVFVELAVQSEIQVVITATDSQGEFASIERTFIIAVLPNETPLHNRNDPFDVDHGGSVTAADALAIINYLNVYGPGPVGSGGMGFCYDVNADGFITALDVLLVLNRLDELPSGTVGGEGEGEQIPAPEQQTPIQQRLDQPTGGLQIAVDSSTPAADSSPNQPRDAMFVQWQRDLSRDDDAIASWANNDSVASTADVDESLRLLSDENA; this is encoded by the coding sequence ATGGCCCAACGCCCCAAACGTCTTCGCCAGCATCGCCTCGACATCCGCCGCCGATTGCACGTCGAACGATTGACCGATCGACGGGTGCTGGCCGCCATCACCGGTGCGGTTTTCGAAGATCTGAATCGATCGATGGCCCAGGACTCCGGCGAAGTCGCGGCGGCGGCTCGCTTGATCTACCTGGACACGAATGCCGACGGCCAATTGAACGCCGGCGAGTCACTGTCGTTGGCGGGGCCGGATGGAACATTCCGCTTCGATGACTTGGCCGATGGCGAATACCGCGTCGCCCTGTACAACGCGGCCGCGACCCAGTCACAAACGTTCCCGGTCGATGCCCAAGCGTCGCCCGCCCTTGCCGTCGGCAATCAATTGACTGCCGCTGCAGCGCTGCCCGATGGACGCCAACTCGTCGTTGGATCCGACATCACCGGCGACCAGTCTTGGATTGTCGATGCGGATTCCGACACCGTGACGCCGCTGGCGTTTCACAACGGTGCCTTTGGCGTCACCGTTTCGGCGACCGGGTGGGGCCAATTGGCCATCGATGGTGACGGCAACGGAGTGATTCTGGAACACGTCGCAAACCCATCGTCGGCGGCCTCAATCCCGGTTCGCGCCGTCGATGCGACGAACGTCTTGTCGCGGATCGAAGTCACGACGACAACCACTTCCGTGCCCGCCGACACTCAAGTCCTGTCGTCCGCCACGGGCGTGCGTTCAGTGTTCGCGTGGTCCAGCACGGACGGGCTAGAGCTATCGCTGTGGAGCAACGCGACATCCACATTGATCACCTCATCGCCGATCAACGTTCCCGCCGCGGTGGAATTATTGGCGTTCGATGACGCGGCGGGCTTGGTCGCCCTTCGATCGTCCGACGGCAGCGTCAGCATCCACGATGTCGACGGTAATTTTGCATCGCTGTATTCGATCACCGACGACATCGGTGCCATCACGATCGACGGCGAACGTGATCGACTGATGGCGTATTCGGCGGCCGATGCTGCATTGAAGGTCTTCCGATTGCAAGATGCCGATTTGATCGCCGAAATACCTTTGGATTTGTCCACGCTGGGCTCAGTCACCTCGATCGACATGGAACAGCAACCCGATGCGTTGATCGTCCTGGGCGATTCCGCTGTCCAACAAATCAAACTCGATCAACCGACGTCACACCGTGTCACGATTGCTGCGGGTGCCGATGTCGGGGGCCTAAAATTCGGTGTTGTAGTGGCGGGTGCCAACGCGGCGCCGACCTATTCCCAGTTGCCGATTTTTTCCGCGGTCGAAGACCAAACGCTCAATCGCGACGCACCGCGAGCGCTCGTCGGTTCGTCGGATGTCGACGGCGACGCCTATGTTTTGGTTCAAACGGGCGCGGCCGCCAACGGCATTGCCGAATTCCGAACCGATGGCTCGCTGACTTACACGCCATCGGCCGATTTCAACGGCGCCGATTCGGTGACGGTCGTGTTGCATGATGGCCAATCGGTTTCCGAGGCTTACACGTTGACCATCAATGTCGCCCCGGTGGCCGATCCGCCCATCGACATCAACGTCGATATCGGTCCGATCCGCGAAGACATCGCCGCCGGCACGCCCATCGGAACGGTCGAAGTGATCGATGTGGACGGTGGTGGACACATCATCGCGATCGATGATCCACGTTTCGGCGAACAGAATGGCCAGATCATTTTCATCGGCGGAGACATCAACTTCGAAAACGAGCGACTCATCCCGCTGATCATCACTGGCACCGACCCCGAGACGGGCGAAACGATTTCAGAGAATGCGTCCGTTCAAGTCACCGACGCGAATGATCCGATCACGGGCATCACTCCCACCGAAGCGTTCGTGTTTGAAAATGCCCCCGGTGACATCGTCACTGAATTGAAGGTACTGGACGAAGACGAGGAACAGTTTCACACGTTCACCGTCGACGACCCCCGGTTCATCGTCGACAGCTATGACTTGCGTTTGGCCGATGGCGTCGCCGTCGACTATGAAACCGAACGCGAGATCATCGTTCGCGTGACGGCGACGGAATTCGGCACCGGCGGCACTTACACTGAAACGATCACGATCACGGTCCGGGATCTCCCCGAGCAACCGTCGACGCTGGCGCTGACCGATCACGCGGTCGTCGAATTGACACTCGGCGATGTCGCCGGCGACGTGTTGATTGATGGCAGCACACCCGATCCACGTTTCGACTTGACCGTCGACGACCAACGATTTGAAATCGAAGGCACGACGCTGAAATTGAAAGAGGACGTATTTGTCGAACTGGCCGTCCAATCGGAAATCCAAGTCGTGATCACGGCAACGGATTCACAAGGCGAGTTCGCGTCGATCGAGCGAACCTTCATCATCGCGGTACTTCCCAACGAAACGCCGTTGCACAACCGCAACGATCCCTTCGACGTCGACCACGGCGGATCGGTGACGGCCGCCGATGCGTTGGCGATCATCAACTACTTAAACGTTTATGGACCGGGTCCAGTGGGATCGGGCGGCATGGGCTTTTGTTACGACGTCAACGCCGACGGCTTCATCACTGCGTTGGATGTTTTGTTGGTTCTCAATCGGCTAGATGAATTGCCCAGCGGAACCGTGGGCGGTGAAGGCGAAGGCGAACAAATCCCTGCACCGGAGCAACAAACGCCCATTCAACAGAGACTTGACCAACCGACCGGCGGGCTTCAAATCGCCGTCGATTCCAGCACGCCCGCGGCCGATTCGTCGCCCAATCAGCCGCGAGACGCGATGTTTGTCCAGTGGCAGCGTGACTTGTCCCGCGACGACGACGCGATTGCCTCATGGGCGAATAACGATTCCGTCGCCTCGACTGCTGATGTGGACGAATCACTGCGTTTGTTGAGCGACGAGAACGCATAG
- a CDS encoding NIPSNAP family protein codes for MLSAFAVIPALAADSHQYYEVRSYVLGEKGDASAIDGYLETAYLPALKRHGVGPVGVFANASNDETGSPRIIVVVPHDSADGIASLESKVQADAQFQTDAKTYLDRGPGKSPFARISSELLVAMDCMPQLVVPDGSLANDDRVYELRIYESPNERLGHLKVEMFNSGEVPIFLDCKITPIFIGQAIIGPQTPSLTYLTMYPSEAARIEAWKAFQVHPDWQTLKVVPKYQGTVTRIDKFVLVPKPYSEM; via the coding sequence ATGTTGTCCGCTTTTGCGGTCATTCCTGCCTTGGCCGCAGATTCGCACCAGTACTACGAAGTCCGCAGTTACGTCCTTGGTGAAAAGGGCGATGCCAGTGCGATCGACGGATACTTGGAAACCGCCTATCTGCCTGCACTAAAGCGACACGGCGTCGGCCCCGTCGGAGTCTTTGCAAACGCGTCGAACGACGAAACCGGCAGCCCGCGAATCATCGTTGTGGTCCCGCATGATAGCGCCGATGGGATCGCGTCGTTGGAATCCAAAGTGCAAGCCGATGCTCAATTTCAAACCGATGCAAAGACATACCTGGATCGCGGCCCAGGAAAATCACCCTTCGCACGCATCAGTAGCGAATTGTTGGTCGCGATGGATTGCATGCCCCAGTTGGTTGTGCCCGACGGATCGCTGGCCAATGACGATCGAGTTTACGAGTTGCGGATTTACGAAAGCCCCAACGAACGGCTTGGCCATTTGAAAGTCGAAATGTTCAACTCGGGCGAAGTCCCCATTTTCCTGGACTGCAAAATCACCCCGATTTTCATCGGGCAAGCCATCATCGGACCGCAAACGCCAAGCCTGACGTATTTAACGATGTACCCCAGCGAAGCCGCTCGAATCGAAGCGTGGAAGGCATTTCAAGTCCATCCGGATTGGCAAACGTTGAAGGTTGTCCCGAAATACCAGGGCACGGTCACCCGCATCGACAAGTTCGTGCTGGTGCCGAAACCCTATTCGGAAATGTAG
- the mutS gene encoding DNA mismatch repair protein MutS has protein sequence MTPMMKQYHEAKAACGDALLFFRMGDFYELFLDDAKVAAGVLGLNLTSRDKDSDNPTAMAGFPHHQLDSYLQKLIRAGYRAAVCEQMEDPKTAKGLVKREITRVVSAGTLTDDGLLDPREANYVAAVCLHRDKKKSKDGTPPQVGIAWAELSSGRFEAGTFPQSRIEDELARIGPAEVIYREDDVHFSPDTSASWSWTARPAWSFAEDAAKETLCKQFSVQSLEGFGFEADDTAAVRAAGAVLTYLQETQRRDLDHFQSISAHHRTGFLQIDAATRRSLELTRTIRSGSREGSLLGVIDRTCTPMGSRLLGDWIAAPLIDSNAIGARLNAVDELTNDGKLRGDLRGTLKETFDLTRLLARIATGRTGPRDLQQVARTLASLPTMKARLTQRSSERLAAIESRLHLCPELRSQLETALADDCPLSAIDGNFIRAGYSEELDGLRQLAKGGKQWIAEYQKRQMDETGINMKVGYNRVFGYYLEVTNSHRDKIPESFIRKQTLKNCERYITPELKEYEEKVLSADDKASSCEQLIFQELRAQTHRHLAVLGEVAAAIAELDVLASLAEIAVTRRWVRPVITDDSILKIEAGRHPVLDVTLPQGEFVPNDCIQSPEAGMILLITGPNMAGKSTYIRQVALITLLAQAGSFVPAESAEIGIADRIFARVGASDELSRGQSTFMVEMVETARILNTATSRSLVILDEIGRGTSTYDGLSLAWAITEHLHEQIGCRTFFATHYHELTQLEESLPRVANLNVAVKEWNDEVIFLHRIVQGGADKSYGIHVARLAGIPTSVNERAKDVLAQLEADHRDALDRPTIQTPGASSSDANGKFQLTLFGFADHPLIDQVEKLDVNAMTPIEALQFLQNAQQSMKSPAKSS, from the coding sequence ATGACACCAATGATGAAACAGTACCATGAGGCCAAAGCAGCATGCGGCGACGCATTGCTGTTTTTCCGCATGGGTGACTTCTACGAATTGTTTTTGGACGACGCCAAAGTCGCGGCGGGCGTGTTGGGATTGAACCTGACCAGCCGCGACAAGGACAGCGATAACCCGACCGCGATGGCGGGTTTTCCGCACCACCAACTCGACTCGTATCTTCAAAAGCTGATTCGCGCCGGCTATCGCGCCGCGGTGTGCGAACAGATGGAAGACCCCAAGACCGCCAAGGGTTTGGTCAAGCGGGAAATCACGCGAGTCGTCAGTGCCGGAACGCTGACTGACGACGGTCTGCTAGATCCTCGCGAAGCGAACTATGTCGCGGCAGTGTGCCTGCATCGCGACAAAAAGAAATCGAAAGATGGCACGCCGCCGCAAGTCGGGATCGCGTGGGCCGAGCTTTCGAGTGGCCGTTTCGAAGCCGGAACGTTCCCCCAGTCTCGCATCGAAGACGAGTTGGCCCGAATCGGACCGGCCGAAGTGATCTACCGCGAAGACGACGTCCACTTTTCGCCCGACACTTCGGCGTCTTGGTCGTGGACCGCGCGACCGGCGTGGTCGTTCGCCGAAGACGCGGCCAAAGAAACGTTGTGCAAACAGTTCTCGGTCCAATCGCTCGAAGGTTTCGGTTTCGAAGCGGACGATACCGCCGCGGTTCGCGCGGCCGGCGCCGTGCTGACTTACTTGCAGGAAACCCAACGCCGCGATCTCGATCACTTCCAAAGCATCTCGGCCCACCATCGCACCGGCTTTTTGCAAATCGATGCCGCCACGCGGCGCAGCCTGGAATTGACGCGTACGATCCGCAGCGGTTCTCGCGAAGGTTCGTTGTTGGGTGTGATCGATCGCACGTGTACGCCGATGGGTTCACGCTTATTGGGCGATTGGATCGCAGCACCGTTGATCGATTCAAATGCGATCGGCGCGCGATTGAATGCCGTCGATGAGTTGACCAACGACGGAAAACTACGCGGCGACCTGCGCGGCACGCTCAAAGAAACATTCGACCTAACGCGTTTGTTGGCAAGAATCGCGACCGGTCGAACGGGACCGCGAGACTTGCAACAGGTCGCGCGAACGTTGGCCAGCCTACCGACAATGAAGGCACGTTTGACCCAACGATCGAGCGAGCGACTTGCGGCGATCGAATCTCGATTGCACCTGTGTCCGGAACTGAGGTCACAGTTGGAAACGGCACTGGCCGATGATTGCCCGTTGTCAGCGATCGACGGCAACTTCATCCGTGCCGGGTACAGCGAAGAACTGGACGGACTGCGCCAACTGGCCAAGGGCGGTAAACAATGGATCGCCGAGTACCAGAAGCGGCAGATGGACGAAACCGGCATCAATATGAAGGTCGGCTACAACCGCGTGTTCGGTTACTACTTGGAAGTCACCAACTCGCACCGCGACAAGATTCCCGAATCGTTCATTCGTAAACAGACGCTGAAGAACTGCGAACGTTACATCACGCCGGAGTTGAAAGAGTACGAAGAGAAAGTCTTATCGGCCGACGATAAAGCGTCGTCGTGCGAGCAATTGATTTTTCAAGAGCTACGCGCGCAGACTCATCGGCATCTCGCGGTCCTTGGGGAAGTCGCCGCAGCGATCGCTGAATTGGATGTGTTGGCGTCGCTTGCCGAGATCGCGGTCACTCGTCGCTGGGTGCGTCCGGTGATCACGGACGATTCCATCTTGAAGATCGAAGCCGGTCGGCACCCGGTATTGGACGTGACGTTGCCGCAGGGCGAATTCGTGCCCAACGACTGTATCCAGTCGCCCGAAGCCGGCATGATCCTGCTGATCACCGGCCCGAACATGGCCGGCAAGAGCACGTACATCCGACAAGTCGCGTTGATCACGCTGCTAGCGCAGGCCGGTTCATTCGTGCCGGCCGAGAGCGCCGAAATTGGCATCGCCGATCGCATTTTTGCACGCGTCGGCGCCAGCGACGAACTGAGCCGCGGCCAAAGTACGTTCATGGTCGAAATGGTCGAAACAGCTCGAATTCTGAACACGGCGACGTCGCGCAGCTTGGTGATCCTGGACGAAATCGGTCGCGGAACCAGCACCTATGACGGGCTATCGCTTGCGTGGGCGATCACCGAACACTTGCACGAACAAATCGGTTGCCGCACATTCTTTGCAACGCACTATCACGAACTGACCCAGCTTGAAGAATCACTTCCGCGGGTCGCCAATCTGAACGTGGCGGTCAAGGAATGGAACGACGAAGTGATCTTCTTGCACCGCATCGTTCAAGGCGGCGCGGACAAGAGCTATGGAATCCACGTGGCTCGCTTAGCAGGCATCCCGACGTCAGTGAACGAACGCGCCAAGGATGTGCTGGCCCAATTGGAAGCCGATCACCGCGACGCACTCGATCGGCCGACGATTCAAACGCCGGGCGCTTCGTCGTCCGACGCCAACGGCAAATTTCAATTGACACTGTTCGGCTTCGCGGACCATCCGTTGATCGATCAAGTCGAAAAACTGGATGTCAACGCGATGACGCCGATCGAGGCGCTGCAGTTCTTACAGAACGCCCAACAATCGATGAAGTCGCCGGCCAAGAGTTCTTGA
- a CDS encoding MBL fold metallo-hydrolase codes for MSETTSPRFSAQVTFLGTGTSVGVPAIGCTCDVCQSDDPRNNRTRCAITVHVGENMILVDTPPDLRTQLLREKIPLVHAVVFTHEHADHLFGLDDLRLFPFRLGGPVPLYCEPHVEARIRKSFDYAFTERVPTHPGATPQLECRTIGPDEPFDVLGVSVTPIPLKHGPNFNVLGFRFGDFAYCTDANEIPPSSMERLKGVKTFVVGALRHKPHPTHFNVEQAVEVARQVGAQQTWLTHICHDLDHGPTTQSLPDGIDLAYDGLRVDIRL; via the coding sequence GTGTCCGAAACAACTTCCCCCCGATTTTCTGCCCAAGTGACTTTCTTGGGTACCGGCACCAGCGTCGGTGTACCGGCGATCGGGTGTACTTGCGATGTCTGCCAAAGTGATGACCCACGTAACAATCGGACGCGATGCGCGATCACGGTCCATGTCGGGGAGAATATGATTCTGGTGGACACGCCGCCTGATCTCAGGACTCAGTTGCTTCGCGAAAAAATTCCGCTCGTCCACGCGGTCGTTTTTACTCACGAGCACGCGGACCATCTGTTCGGGCTGGACGATTTGCGGCTGTTCCCGTTTCGATTGGGCGGTCCGGTGCCGCTGTACTGCGAACCGCACGTGGAAGCACGCATTCGAAAGTCGTTTGACTACGCGTTCACCGAGCGAGTTCCGACGCATCCCGGTGCGACGCCGCAACTGGAATGTCGCACGATCGGGCCCGATGAACCGTTCGACGTGCTGGGCGTTTCGGTCACTCCGATCCCGCTGAAGCACGGCCCGAACTTCAACGTGCTCGGATTCCGGTTCGGTGACTTCGCGTACTGTACCGACGCGAACGAGATTCCGCCGTCGTCGATGGAGCGATTGAAAGGCGTCAAGACGTTTGTTGTCGGCGCGCTTCGCCACAAGCCGCATCCGACTCACTTCAATGTCGAACAAGCTGTCGAAGTTGCCCGGCAAGTCGGTGCCCAGCAAACTTGGTTGACTCACATTTGTCACGACCTGGACCACGGGCCGACCACACAGTCGTTACCCGATGGGATCGATTTGGCCTACGACGGATTGCGGGTCGACATTCGCTTGTGA
- a CDS encoding TIM barrel protein, giving the protein MKMIKNFSPGSLGINGRQTELLELALTYAFNGIDIDMHEMLRRSLRTDVADAAKYLEAARKAFKIRIGGFDLGINLDADEETFTAALAGLHPIAELAKELGIKRAYTRLPAATDRLPYHEYFEVQKNRLSQVADLLAVREIKLGIGFAAGKELEEGKEFPFIRNVEGFIAMVKGVGSANVGFYVDTWDWVVGDGAMDQFSELTADEIVAVRLCSLRPESDAATAKSNERVLPTLEGGLDHVKVITHLTEIGFSGPVSPGASGSSYKGQTRESIVQRGQVAIDEIFTAAGLTVAPLPKDLIEDIPYEPNPIG; this is encoded by the coding sequence ATGAAAATGATCAAGAACTTTTCGCCCGGATCGCTGGGAATCAACGGTCGTCAAACCGAACTGCTGGAATTGGCGCTGACCTACGCGTTCAACGGCATCGACATCGACATGCACGAAATGTTGCGTCGCAGCCTGCGAACGGACGTTGCCGATGCGGCGAAGTACTTGGAAGCCGCTCGCAAAGCGTTCAAGATCCGCATCGGCGGCTTCGACCTGGGCATCAACTTGGACGCCGACGAAGAAACGTTCACCGCGGCGCTGGCCGGGCTGCACCCGATCGCCGAATTGGCGAAAGAATTGGGCATCAAGCGTGCTTACACACGTTTGCCCGCGGCAACGGATCGTCTGCCCTACCACGAGTACTTCGAAGTTCAAAAGAACCGCTTGTCGCAGGTCGCTGATCTGTTGGCGGTCCGTGAAATCAAGTTGGGCATCGGTTTTGCCGCCGGCAAAGAATTGGAAGAGGGCAAAGAGTTCCCGTTCATCCGCAACGTCGAAGGCTTCATCGCGATGGTCAAGGGCGTCGGATCGGCCAACGTCGGCTTCTATGTCGACACCTGGGACTGGGTCGTCGGCGACGGTGCCATGGACCAGTTCAGCGAATTGACGGCCGATGAAATCGTTGCCGTTCGCTTGTGCTCGCTGCGTCCCGAAAGCGATGCGGCCACTGCAAAATCGAACGAACGCGTCCTGCCAACGCTCGAAGGAGGACTGGATCACGTCAAAGTCATCACGCATCTGACCGAAATCGGCTTCAGTGGCCCCGTCAGTCCCGGTGCGTCCGGTTCGAGCTACAAAGGCCAGACTCGCGAGAGCATCGTTCAACGCGGACAAGTCGCGATCGACGAGATCTTCACCGCAGCCGGTCTGACCGTCGCGCCGCTGCCGAAGGACTTGATCGAAGACATCCCTTACGAGCCCAACCCAATCGGCTAG
- a CDS encoding 3-oxoacyl-ACP synthase III family protein, translated as MTKTRTAILGVGQYVPSRVVTNDELAEMFDTSDEWIRQRTGIEERRFIEHAGIAPSDLAVPAVQEACQKANIEVRDIDAIIFATLSPDHDFPGSGCFLGHKLELPGVPALDIRNQCSGYLYGLQIADAWIRCGMYERVCLVGAEVHSTALDFSDAGRDIAVLFGDGAAATILGPTSMLKKGAEPLGTLLKHCELETSERVSPLFQQAATEEDRGVIDVEVHADGVGAKELWMEAPASGSIPRITKEMIDNRAVFPSMNGKQVFRWATSKMPECALSVMARNGVSLDDIDLVVPHQANVRINEFISEKLGLPPEKIVHNIAKYGNTTAASIPMALYAAIQQGRANEGDLVLFMGFGAGFTWGAALVRL; from the coding sequence ATGACGAAGACAAGAACTGCGATTTTAGGTGTTGGACAGTATGTGCCCAGCAGAGTCGTCACCAACGACGAGTTGGCTGAAATGTTCGACACCAGCGACGAGTGGATTCGCCAACGGACCGGAATCGAAGAGCGTCGTTTCATTGAACATGCCGGAATTGCCCCCAGCGATTTGGCGGTTCCTGCGGTGCAAGAAGCCTGTCAAAAAGCCAACATCGAAGTGCGAGACATCGATGCGATCATCTTCGCGACGCTCTCACCCGATCATGATTTTCCAGGCAGCGGCTGTTTTCTCGGTCATAAACTTGAACTGCCCGGTGTGCCCGCCCTTGATATCCGCAACCAGTGCAGCGGCTACCTTTATGGTTTGCAAATCGCGGATGCTTGGATTCGTTGTGGCATGTACGAACGCGTTTGCTTGGTCGGCGCGGAGGTTCATTCAACCGCGTTGGATTTCTCGGATGCAGGACGCGACATCGCCGTTCTGTTTGGTGACGGCGCTGCGGCAACCATCCTCGGGCCTACCAGCATGTTGAAAAAGGGGGCTGAACCTTTGGGGACGTTGCTGAAACATTGTGAACTCGAAACGTCGGAGAGGGTCAGCCCCCTTTTTCAACAGGCTGCTACGGAAGAGGACAGAGGCGTTATCGATGTCGAAGTCCATGCAGATGGTGTTGGCGCGAAAGAGCTGTGGATGGAAGCTCCCGCGAGCGGCAGCATTCCCCGGATCACGAAAGAGATGATCGACAACCGTGCCGTCTTTCCGTCGATGAACGGAAAGCAGGTCTTCCGTTGGGCCACCAGCAAGATGCCGGAATGTGCATTGTCGGTCATGGCACGAAACGGTGTGTCGCTGGACGACATTGATTTAGTTGTGCCCCATCAGGCCAACGTCCGCATCAACGAATTCATTTCCGAAAAACTGGGACTCCCACCCGAAAAGATCGTGCATAACATTGCGAAGTACGGCAACACGACCGCCGCTTCGATTCCGATGGCTCTCTATGCGGCGATCCAGCAAGGCCGAGCCAACGAAGGCGACTTGGTATTGTTCATGGGCTTCGGCGCAGGCTTTACTTGGGGTGCTGCACTGGTTCGCTTGTGA
- a CDS encoding PaaI family thioesterase yields MTDVELGGAIKRLENFEPFKMMQVKILHLSPDWRSIRLLLPLSAAARNRQGTMFGGFMASLADPVAALACGKLYPNYAAWTRKLTIDFVRAGTTDLELRFEFPIELERMIEKELQEKERSTPTFEYAYYLTDGTPCAGIQCSVAIRTPGYRKGPIR; encoded by the coding sequence ATGACAGATGTCGAGCTAGGTGGCGCAATCAAACGGCTCGAGAATTTTGAGCCGTTCAAGATGATGCAAGTGAAAATTCTGCATCTGTCGCCTGATTGGCGCAGCATTCGTTTGCTCCTGCCATTGTCGGCAGCCGCCAGGAATCGACAGGGCACAATGTTCGGCGGATTCATGGCTTCGCTGGCAGACCCCGTTGCTGCGCTCGCTTGTGGCAAACTCTATCCGAACTACGCCGCTTGGACGCGAAAGCTAACGATCGATTTCGTACGCGCAGGAACAACCGACTTGGAATTGCGTTTCGAATTTCCGATCGAGTTGGAACGGATGATTGAAAAAGAACTGCAAGAGAAAGAACGTAGCACACCGACTTTCGAGTACGCCTACTATTTGACCGACGGGACGCCCTGTGCAGGGATCCAGTGCAGTGTTGCCATTCGCACGCCAGGATATCGGAAGGGGCCGATTCGATGA